One Primulina huaijiensis isolate GDHJ02 chromosome 8, ASM1229523v2, whole genome shotgun sequence genomic region harbors:
- the LOC140983520 gene encoding translation factor GUF1 homolog, mitochondrial isoform X1 has product MSSVCRASKTLKSCSRTPSYLSTGRLSCTPSLSSILSWTQTTFFGSYSRENPNVDLSQYPPDKIRNFSIIAHVDHGKSTLADRLLELTGTIRKGHGQPQYLDKLQVERERGITVKAQTATMFHRHDLLGTDTNFLLNLIDTPGHVDFNYEVSRSLAACQGVLLVVDAAQGVQAQTVANFYLAFEANLSIIPVINKIDQPTADPDRVKAQLKAMFDLDPDEALLTSAKTGQGLEAVLPAVIKRIPPPPGESSSPLRMLLLDSYYDEYKGVICHVAVFDGALQKGDKISSAATGQSYEVLDVGIMHPELTQTGVLLTGQVGYVVSGMRSTKEARVGDTLYHTRNSIDPLPGFKPVKHMVFSGLYPADGSDFEALNHAIERLTCNDASVSVTKESSTALGLGFRCGFLGLLHMDVFHQRLEQEHGAHVISTVPTVPYIFEYSDGSKIHIQNPAILPSNPKQRVTACWEPTVIATIIIPSEYVGAIITLCSERRGEQLEYSFIDSQRAFMKYRLPLREIVVDFYNELKSITSGYASFDYEEADYQASDLVKVDILLNGQPVDAMATIIHRSKAQRVGRELVEKLKKFIDRQMFEIIIQAAIGSKVIARETISAMRKNVLAKCYGGDVTRKRKLLEKQKEGKKRMKRVGSVDIPQEAFHELLKSSCSHR; this is encoded by the exons ATGTCTTCTGTgtgcagagcatcaaagaccctAAAATCATGCAGCAGAACCCCTTCCTATCTAAGCACTGGCAGATTGAGCTGCACGCCCAGTTTAAGTTCAATCTTGAGTTGGACTCAAACTACATTTTTTGGGTCATATTCTAGGGAAAATCCGAATGTGGACTTGAGTCAGTACCCTCCCGATAAAATTCGAAACTTTTCGATCATTGCGCATGTTGACCATGGCAAATCAACGCTGGCTGACCGGCTTTTGGAGCTTACTGGAACGATAAGAAAAGGCCATGGCCAGCCGCAGTATTTGGATAAGTTGCAG GTAGAGAGAGAACGTGGAATAACAGTTAAGGCCCAGACAGCAACTATGTTTCATAGACATGACCTTCTTGGCACTGACACAAATTTCTTACTGAACCTAATTGACACGCCTGGGCACGTGGATTTTAACTATGAAGTGTCAAGATCTTTGGCAGCTTGCCAGGGTGTTCTACTTGTTGTGGATGCAGCTCAAGGTGTCCAGGCACAAACGGTTGCAAATTTTTATCTTGCGTTTGAAGCAAACCTCTCAATAATTCCTGTCATAAACAAAATTGATCAACCAACAGCTGACCCAGATCGAGTTAAAGCACAGCTGAAGGCTATGTTTGATCTTGATCCAGACGAAGCTCTTTTAACATCCGCAAAAACAGGGCAAGGTCTTGAGGCTGTCCTTCCTGCTGTGATCAAACGAATACCTCCTCCTCCAGGGGAGAGTAGTTCGCCATTAAGAATGCTTTTGTTGGATTCTTACTATGATGAATACAAAGGAGTTATCTGCCATGTAGCAGTTTTTGATGGTGCTCTGCAGAAGGGTGATAAGATTTCATCTGCCGCAACTGGCCAATCTTATGAAGTTTTGGATGTTGGGATCATGCATCCTGAGCTCACCCAGACTGGAGTCCTTTTGACAGGGCAAGTTGGATATGTCGTCAGCGGTATGCGTTCAACCAAAGAAGCACGTGTTGGAGATACTCTCTATCATACACGAAACTCTATAGATCCTCTTCCAG GTTTCAAGCCAGTAAAACATATGGTGTTTTCTGGTCTATATCCTGCTGATGGATCTGATTTCGAAGCTCTTAATCATGCCATCGAAAGATTAACTTGCAATGACGCTAGTGTCTCTGTTACCAAAGAGAGTAGCACAGCACTTGGCTTGGGCTTCAG ATGCGGTTTCCTTGGCTTGCTCCACATGGATGTTTTTCATCAACGTCTTGAACAG GAACATGGAGCTCATGTGATTTCCACTGTTCCTACTGTGCCATATATTTTTGAGTATTCCGATGGCAG TAAAATACATATTCAAAACCCTGCTATACTGCCTTCAAATCCAAAACAACGAGTGACAGCTTGTTGGGAACCGACTGTGATAGCAACAATTATAATTCCTAGTGA GTATGTTGGTGCCATTATAACTTTGTGCTCGGAACGGCGAGGAGAGCAGTTAGAATACTCTTTTATTGACAG TCAGAGAGCTTTCATGAAATATCGATTACCTTTGAGGGAAATTGTTGTTGACTTCTACAATGAATTGAAGAGTATAACGTCGGGATATGCATCTTTTGATTACGAGGAAGCAGA CTATCAGGCCTCTGATCTGGTGAAAGTTGATATCCTGTTAAATGGACAACCAGTTGATGCTATGGCCACTATAATTCACAGATCAAAGGCCCAAAGAGTTGGCCGTGAACTCGTGGAGAAGCTGAAAAAATTCATTGACAG GCAAATGTTTGAGATAATCATCCAAGCTGCTATTGGGTCCAAGGTCATTGCCAGGGAAAC GATATCGGCAATGAGGAAAAATGTTCTTGCAAAATGCTATGGTGGTGATGTTACTAGGAagagaaaattgttggaaaagCAAAAGGAAGGAAAAAAGCGCATGAAACGTGTTGGGTCCGTTGACATACCACAGGAGGCCTTTCACGAGCTATTGAAGAGTTCATG CAGCCACCGATGA
- the LOC140983520 gene encoding translation factor GUF1 homolog, mitochondrial isoform X2: MSSVCRASKTLKSCSRTPSYLSTGRLSCTPSLSSILSWTQTTFFGSYSRENPNVDLSQYPPDKIRNFSIIAHVDHGKSTLADRLLELTGTIRKGHGQPQYLDKLQVERERGITVKAQTATMFHRHDLLGTDTNFLLNLIDTPGHVDFNYEVSRSLAACQGVLLVVDAAQGVQAQTVANFYLAFEANLSIIPVINKIDQPTADPDRVKAQLKAMFDLDPDEALLTSAKTGQGLEAVLPAVIKRIPPPPGESSSPLRMLLLDSYYDEYKGVICHVAVFDGALQKGDKISSAATGQSYEVLDVGIMHPELTQTGVLLTGQVGYVVSGMRSTKEARVGDTLYHTRNSIDPLPGFKPVKHMVFSGLYPADGSDFEALNHAIERLTCNDASVSVTKESSTALGLGFRCGFLGLLHMDVFHQRLEQEHGAHVISTVPTVPYIFEYSDGSKIHIQNPAILPSNPKQRVTACWEPTVIATIIIPSEYVGAIITLCSERRGEQLEYSFIDSQRAFMKYRLPLREIVVDFYNELKSITSGYASFDYEEADYQASDLVKVDILLNGQPVDAMATIIHRSKAQRVGRELVEKLKKFIDRQMFEIIIQAAIGSKVIARETISAMRKNVLAKCYGGDVTRKRKLLEKQKEGKKRMKRVGSVDIPQEAFHELLKSSCHR; encoded by the exons ATGTCTTCTGTgtgcagagcatcaaagaccctAAAATCATGCAGCAGAACCCCTTCCTATCTAAGCACTGGCAGATTGAGCTGCACGCCCAGTTTAAGTTCAATCTTGAGTTGGACTCAAACTACATTTTTTGGGTCATATTCTAGGGAAAATCCGAATGTGGACTTGAGTCAGTACCCTCCCGATAAAATTCGAAACTTTTCGATCATTGCGCATGTTGACCATGGCAAATCAACGCTGGCTGACCGGCTTTTGGAGCTTACTGGAACGATAAGAAAAGGCCATGGCCAGCCGCAGTATTTGGATAAGTTGCAG GTAGAGAGAGAACGTGGAATAACAGTTAAGGCCCAGACAGCAACTATGTTTCATAGACATGACCTTCTTGGCACTGACACAAATTTCTTACTGAACCTAATTGACACGCCTGGGCACGTGGATTTTAACTATGAAGTGTCAAGATCTTTGGCAGCTTGCCAGGGTGTTCTACTTGTTGTGGATGCAGCTCAAGGTGTCCAGGCACAAACGGTTGCAAATTTTTATCTTGCGTTTGAAGCAAACCTCTCAATAATTCCTGTCATAAACAAAATTGATCAACCAACAGCTGACCCAGATCGAGTTAAAGCACAGCTGAAGGCTATGTTTGATCTTGATCCAGACGAAGCTCTTTTAACATCCGCAAAAACAGGGCAAGGTCTTGAGGCTGTCCTTCCTGCTGTGATCAAACGAATACCTCCTCCTCCAGGGGAGAGTAGTTCGCCATTAAGAATGCTTTTGTTGGATTCTTACTATGATGAATACAAAGGAGTTATCTGCCATGTAGCAGTTTTTGATGGTGCTCTGCAGAAGGGTGATAAGATTTCATCTGCCGCAACTGGCCAATCTTATGAAGTTTTGGATGTTGGGATCATGCATCCTGAGCTCACCCAGACTGGAGTCCTTTTGACAGGGCAAGTTGGATATGTCGTCAGCGGTATGCGTTCAACCAAAGAAGCACGTGTTGGAGATACTCTCTATCATACACGAAACTCTATAGATCCTCTTCCAG GTTTCAAGCCAGTAAAACATATGGTGTTTTCTGGTCTATATCCTGCTGATGGATCTGATTTCGAAGCTCTTAATCATGCCATCGAAAGATTAACTTGCAATGACGCTAGTGTCTCTGTTACCAAAGAGAGTAGCACAGCACTTGGCTTGGGCTTCAG ATGCGGTTTCCTTGGCTTGCTCCACATGGATGTTTTTCATCAACGTCTTGAACAG GAACATGGAGCTCATGTGATTTCCACTGTTCCTACTGTGCCATATATTTTTGAGTATTCCGATGGCAG TAAAATACATATTCAAAACCCTGCTATACTGCCTTCAAATCCAAAACAACGAGTGACAGCTTGTTGGGAACCGACTGTGATAGCAACAATTATAATTCCTAGTGA GTATGTTGGTGCCATTATAACTTTGTGCTCGGAACGGCGAGGAGAGCAGTTAGAATACTCTTTTATTGACAG TCAGAGAGCTTTCATGAAATATCGATTACCTTTGAGGGAAATTGTTGTTGACTTCTACAATGAATTGAAGAGTATAACGTCGGGATATGCATCTTTTGATTACGAGGAAGCAGA CTATCAGGCCTCTGATCTGGTGAAAGTTGATATCCTGTTAAATGGACAACCAGTTGATGCTATGGCCACTATAATTCACAGATCAAAGGCCCAAAGAGTTGGCCGTGAACTCGTGGAGAAGCTGAAAAAATTCATTGACAG GCAAATGTTTGAGATAATCATCCAAGCTGCTATTGGGTCCAAGGTCATTGCCAGGGAAAC GATATCGGCAATGAGGAAAAATGTTCTTGCAAAATGCTATGGTGGTGATGTTACTAGGAagagaaaattgttggaaaagCAAAAGGAAGGAAAAAAGCGCATGAAACGTGTTGGGTCCGTTGACATACCACAGGAGGCCTTTCACGAGCTATTGAAGAGTTCATG CCACCGATGA
- the LOC140983520 gene encoding translation factor GUF1 homolog, mitochondrial isoform X3, protein MFHRHDLLGTDTNFLLNLIDTPGHVDFNYEVSRSLAACQGVLLVVDAAQGVQAQTVANFYLAFEANLSIIPVINKIDQPTADPDRVKAQLKAMFDLDPDEALLTSAKTGQGLEAVLPAVIKRIPPPPGESSSPLRMLLLDSYYDEYKGVICHVAVFDGALQKGDKISSAATGQSYEVLDVGIMHPELTQTGVLLTGQVGYVVSGMRSTKEARVGDTLYHTRNSIDPLPGFKPVKHMVFSGLYPADGSDFEALNHAIERLTCNDASVSVTKESSTALGLGFRCGFLGLLHMDVFHQRLEQEHGAHVISTVPTVPYIFEYSDGSKIHIQNPAILPSNPKQRVTACWEPTVIATIIIPSEYVGAIITLCSERRGEQLEYSFIDSQRAFMKYRLPLREIVVDFYNELKSITSGYASFDYEEADYQASDLVKVDILLNGQPVDAMATIIHRSKAQRVGRELVEKLKKFIDRQMFEIIIQAAIGSKVIARETISAMRKNVLAKCYGGDVTRKRKLLEKQKEGKKRMKRVGSVDIPQEAFHELLKSSCSHR, encoded by the exons ATGTTTCATAGACATGACCTTCTTGGCACTGACACAAATTTCTTACTGAACCTAATTGACACGCCTGGGCACGTGGATTTTAACTATGAAGTGTCAAGATCTTTGGCAGCTTGCCAGGGTGTTCTACTTGTTGTGGATGCAGCTCAAGGTGTCCAGGCACAAACGGTTGCAAATTTTTATCTTGCGTTTGAAGCAAACCTCTCAATAATTCCTGTCATAAACAAAATTGATCAACCAACAGCTGACCCAGATCGAGTTAAAGCACAGCTGAAGGCTATGTTTGATCTTGATCCAGACGAAGCTCTTTTAACATCCGCAAAAACAGGGCAAGGTCTTGAGGCTGTCCTTCCTGCTGTGATCAAACGAATACCTCCTCCTCCAGGGGAGAGTAGTTCGCCATTAAGAATGCTTTTGTTGGATTCTTACTATGATGAATACAAAGGAGTTATCTGCCATGTAGCAGTTTTTGATGGTGCTCTGCAGAAGGGTGATAAGATTTCATCTGCCGCAACTGGCCAATCTTATGAAGTTTTGGATGTTGGGATCATGCATCCTGAGCTCACCCAGACTGGAGTCCTTTTGACAGGGCAAGTTGGATATGTCGTCAGCGGTATGCGTTCAACCAAAGAAGCACGTGTTGGAGATACTCTCTATCATACACGAAACTCTATAGATCCTCTTCCAG GTTTCAAGCCAGTAAAACATATGGTGTTTTCTGGTCTATATCCTGCTGATGGATCTGATTTCGAAGCTCTTAATCATGCCATCGAAAGATTAACTTGCAATGACGCTAGTGTCTCTGTTACCAAAGAGAGTAGCACAGCACTTGGCTTGGGCTTCAG ATGCGGTTTCCTTGGCTTGCTCCACATGGATGTTTTTCATCAACGTCTTGAACAG GAACATGGAGCTCATGTGATTTCCACTGTTCCTACTGTGCCATATATTTTTGAGTATTCCGATGGCAG TAAAATACATATTCAAAACCCTGCTATACTGCCTTCAAATCCAAAACAACGAGTGACAGCTTGTTGGGAACCGACTGTGATAGCAACAATTATAATTCCTAGTGA GTATGTTGGTGCCATTATAACTTTGTGCTCGGAACGGCGAGGAGAGCAGTTAGAATACTCTTTTATTGACAG TCAGAGAGCTTTCATGAAATATCGATTACCTTTGAGGGAAATTGTTGTTGACTTCTACAATGAATTGAAGAGTATAACGTCGGGATATGCATCTTTTGATTACGAGGAAGCAGA CTATCAGGCCTCTGATCTGGTGAAAGTTGATATCCTGTTAAATGGACAACCAGTTGATGCTATGGCCACTATAATTCACAGATCAAAGGCCCAAAGAGTTGGCCGTGAACTCGTGGAGAAGCTGAAAAAATTCATTGACAG GCAAATGTTTGAGATAATCATCCAAGCTGCTATTGGGTCCAAGGTCATTGCCAGGGAAAC GATATCGGCAATGAGGAAAAATGTTCTTGCAAAATGCTATGGTGGTGATGTTACTAGGAagagaaaattgttggaaaagCAAAAGGAAGGAAAAAAGCGCATGAAACGTGTTGGGTCCGTTGACATACCACAGGAGGCCTTTCACGAGCTATTGAAGAGTTCATG CAGCCACCGATGA